A stretch of the Clostridiales bacterium genome encodes the following:
- a CDS encoding glycosyltransferase family 4 protein — protein sequence MRVGFYLNNSNYENIDFSSPEKGNPGVRGTQYMIWAVACNLARTYNDLNIVLFADIIDSMPADIYCISASGEEDALKKGKAIGVDIIVLRVSISTPERVFKTIVDLDIQCITWSHNFEDYYLAEMISKTPQIIRNVCVGRQQLERLCDHKVFEKSLYIYNALQFDEYSSSYDVSARAHNVTYVGMLDSSKGFHRLARIWKWIAKIDKKAELHVIGSGSLGSKNTLGPLGLADLKYEKRIAKYICDEKGEILPSIHFYGNKGGKEKNDLMSKSKVGIANPTGIGETFCIVAVEFEALGVPVVSAKYGGLLDTVENKRTGLLANTDMGLVRAIIKLLNDDEYNRELGNYAAIYSRKKFGFEVALKEWHDLLLDAEHYKTDEYKKFNYLLNQFKICRIINKGIKGVHAFSGFPSLLKCDYLIRKGARKVIAVLKR from the coding sequence ATGAGAGTTGGTTTTTACTTAAACAATTCGAATTATGAAAACATAGATTTTTCTAGTCCCGAAAAAGGAAACCCGGGTGTAAGAGGGACGCAATACATGATATGGGCTGTCGCGTGCAATTTGGCAAGGACTTATAATGATCTTAATATTGTACTATTTGCTGATATTATTGACAGTATGCCAGCAGATATCTATTGCATAAGTGCAAGTGGAGAAGAAGATGCTTTAAAGAAGGGAAAAGCTATAGGAGTTGATATAATTGTATTGCGAGTATCAATATCTACCCCCGAAAGAGTATTTAAAACGATTGTGGATTTAGATATACAATGCATTACTTGGAGCCATAACTTTGAAGATTATTATCTGGCAGAAATGATTTCAAAAACACCACAGATAATAAGAAATGTATGTGTCGGACGACAGCAGCTAGAAAGACTTTGCGATCATAAAGTGTTCGAAAAATCTCTATATATCTATAATGCACTACAATTTGATGAGTACTCTTCTTCGTATGATGTATCAGCAAGAGCTCACAACGTTACTTATGTAGGAATGTTAGATAGTTCAAAAGGTTTCCATAGATTAGCAAGAATCTGGAAATGGATAGCTAAAATTGATAAGAAAGCTGAATTACATGTTATTGGATCTGGTTCATTAGGAAGTAAAAATACACTTGGCCCATTGGGACTAGCAGATTTAAAATATGAGAAAAGAATCGCAAAATACATTTGTGATGAAAAAGGAGAAATATTACCAAGTATACATTTTTATGGTAATAAAGGTGGCAAAGAAAAAAATGATTTGATGTCTAAGTCAAAGGTAGGAATTGCTAATCCGACAGGTATTGGCGAAACTTTCTGTATCGTAGCAGTAGAATTTGAGGCTTTAGGAGTCCCGGTAGTATCTGCTAAATATGGTGGACTACTTGATACAGTAGAAAACAAGAGAACAGGACTTTTGGCTAATACGGATATGGGCTTGGTAAGAGCTATAATTAAATTGCTAAACGACGATGAGTACAATCGTGAATTAGGAAATTACGCTGCTATATATAGTCGAAAAAAGTTTGGTTTCGAAGTAGCTTTGAAAGAATGGCATGATTTGTTATTAGATGCAGAGCACTATAAAACGGATGAATATAAAAAATTTAATTATCTGCTAAATCAATTTAAGATATGCAGGATTATTAATAAAGGAATAAAGGGAGTTCATGCATTTTCTGGATTTCCGTCTTTACTTAAGTGCGATTACTTAATCCGGAAAGGCGCAAGAAAAGTAATTGCAGTATTAAAGAGGTGA
- a CDS encoding acyltransferase, with protein MQKYNYAVSLTRITAMIFIVICHCSSLLGHVALASFFDVGVPIFFVISGYLTASKKIADKRSWAQKKMVRLYIPLLLWLVVYTIVKLLKGNYDISLWQVIMLLLNMQGLNHICNRIPLGVGPWFFTVIELCYIFYLVLDTSKIVNHKDKYSFRTLLSLFGIVVVLQFCGINFGGIFTFYLGCFIYNNKEEVSKIANKIWIIIIFGTVSIALRLVGKMLFDDTVFYDNVLSSFTHTMLAASIFLFFQYLGIHYSKTIELIGMFPLVTWLDKISIYVYLTHTWFLGVLICNVFEITNSTFAIVILIAFTLSMSSFLYSIEKVIHKVTKL; from the coding sequence TTGCAAAAATATAATTACGCTGTTTCATTAACCAGAATTACGGCCATGATATTTATTGTTATTTGTCACTGCTCGTCTTTACTAGGGCATGTGGCTTTGGCAAGTTTTTTTGACGTTGGAGTTCCTATATTTTTTGTAATTTCAGGATACTTAACAGCGTCAAAGAAGATAGCTGACAAAAGAAGTTGGGCACAAAAAAAGATGGTCCGCCTTTACATCCCATTACTTCTATGGCTTGTGGTCTATACAATTGTGAAATTGCTAAAAGGCAATTACGATATTTCTCTTTGGCAAGTAATAATGCTATTGCTGAACATGCAGGGATTGAATCATATATGCAATAGAATTCCGCTGGGTGTAGGGCCTTGGTTCTTTACAGTTATTGAACTTTGCTATATTTTCTATCTAGTACTTGATACAAGCAAAATAGTAAACCATAAAGATAAGTATTCTTTTCGCACCTTGCTCAGTTTATTTGGCATCGTAGTAGTGCTTCAGTTTTGTGGCATAAACTTTGGAGGTATCTTTACATTTTACCTAGGCTGTTTCATTTACAATAATAAAGAAGAAGTATCGAAAATAGCGAATAAAATCTGGATCATAATTATATTTGGAACTGTATCAATTGCCTTACGACTAGTTGGGAAAATGCTCTTTGACGATACGGTGTTTTATGATAATGTTTTGAGTTCTTTTACACACACAATGCTTGCAGCATCTATTTTTTTGTTCTTTCAATATTTAGGTATACATTATAGCAAAACAATAGAATTAATAGGTATGTTTCCGTTAGTAACCTGGCTGGATAAGATTTCTATATATGTATATCTAACGCACACCTGGTTTTTAGGAGTATTAATCTGCAATGTATTTGAAATTACAAACTCCACCTTTGCAATTGTTATTTTAATTGCTTTTACTCTTTCAATGAGCAGTTTTTTGTATAGCATTGAAAAAGTTATTCATAAAGTTACGAAATTATAA